The Pseudomonas sp. TH06 genome contains the following window.
ATTACGCACAGATCAAGTTCCAGCCAACCGACGGCCAACTGCTGGGCAACACCGGCACCGTGAAGATCGACATCACGCCAGTGGCGGATGCCCCGACCGTGAGCGTGGCGGACAACAGCGTGAAGTCCACCGGCCTGATCAAGGAAGTCTGGACCGGTCTGTCGGGCCTCGGCACCAGCGGCAACGGCGCAGATTCGACCACGTTGAAAAACGTGATCGACGGCGCCGGCACGCCGAACTCCAGCGGCAGCGTGACCAACGTGCAATCCGATGGCAGCGTGGCGGCAGGTACGGCGTCGAAGACTTCCGGCCTGATCTACCTCGAAGCCGGCAAGACCTACTCCTTCAGCGGCATCGCCGATGACAGCCTGCTGATCACCATCGGCGGCAAGAGCGTGGCGTCGGGTACCTGGGGCGCGGGCGGTGCGATCAGCGGTTCGTTCACCCCGACCACCAGCGGTTACTACACCCTGGACATCTACCACCACAACCAGAGCGGCCCGGGCAGCTATGACGTCAACCTGTCGGTCAACGGCAGCACGCCGATCGATCTGAGCAACACAGGCGTACCGATCTACACCGGCGTGCAGGATCTGATCAATTCGGGCGTGACCGTTTCCGATCTGCACGGCACCAATGGCGAAGGCTATTACGACGGCTACAAACTCAACACCGGCGCCGAAGGCACCACGGTGAAACTGTCAGCAATCAGCACTGCGCTGACCGACACCGACGGCTCGGAAACCCTGAGCGTGAAGATCAGTGGCGCGCCGGTCGGCTCGGTGCTGAGCGACGGCGCAGGCCATACCTTCACCGTCACCGCGACCAGCGGCGATGCCAACGTGACCGGCTGGAACCTCGGCAGCCTGACCGTGACGCCACCGCCGTACTACAACGGCCAGTTCAACCTGACCGTGACTTCGACCTCTACCGAGCAGGTCGGCGGCTCGGCCAGCAGCACCGCGACCATTCCGGTCACTGTGGTGCCGGCGGTCTACAACGCCATAGTTGCGACTTCCGGCGACGACACCTTCAGCGGTACCGACGGCAACGACATCATGGTCGCCGACATCGGCGGTCTGACCGTGGTGCCGGGCACCAACTACAACATCGCCTTCATGGTCGACAGCTCGGGCAGCATGAGCGCGTCGTCGATCAGCGCGGCGAAAGACTCGCTGACCTCGGTGTTCAACACCCTCAAGCAGAGCCTGGGCGGCAGCAACTCGGGCACGGTGAATATCTTCCTGGTGGACTTCGACACCCAGGTCAACAAATCGGTATCGGTGAACCTCAACGATCCGAATGCGCTGACCCAGCTCAAAGCGGTGCTGGACTCGATGACTTCCGGCGGCGGCACCAACTATGAGGACGTGTTCAAAACCACGGCCAACTGGTTCCAGAGTGCTGACGCCGTGGCCAACACCGGGGCGAAGAACCTTACCTACTTCATCACCGACGGCCAGCCGACTTACTACCAGAGCGGCGAGCAGACCAACCCGACGCTGTACGGCAGCGTGAAGTTCGATAGCGTGGTGACGACCAGCAACTACAAGCTGGGCGACACCTTCAGCACCTATATCGACAGCACGCACTATCTGAGCATCAACTCCAACGGCGTCGCCCAGTTGCAGACCTACACCAGCCGTTACGGCTGGTCGACGACCAACCTGGGCACCGTTCACGCTCAGGGCGACGGCACTTACGAGCTGTCGAGCCTGGCGGGCAGCGGCAGCAGCACCACCACGACCACCACCGACAACTCGACCACCAGCTTCGCCTTGCTCAGCGGCCTGTCGAACGTCGAAGCCATTGGCCTCAACAGCGGCGTCAGCCTCAACGACCTGAAACCGTACGACTCGGACAAGACGCCGCAGACCAACATCGATCCGAAGGACCTGGCCAACTCGATCATCGGCCACACCGAAGCAACGCTGCCAGGCAACGACACCGTCAGCGGTGGCGACGGCAACGACATCCTGTTCGGCGATCTGGTGAGCTTCAACGGCATTGCCGGTGAGGGTTATCAGGCGATGCAGGCATTCGTTGCCCAGCAGACCGGCGTCGACGTCAGCAAAGTCACCACCAGCAACGTGCACCAGTACATCACCGAGCACTATCAGGCGTTCGATGTGTCCGGTGCCCACGACGGCAACGACACGCTGCTGGGTGGCGCGGGCAATGACATCCTGTTCGGCTCGGGCGGCAATGACCTGCTCGACGGCGGCAAGGGCAATGACATCCTGCTCGGCGGTACCGGCAACGACACGCTGATCGGCGGTCAGGGCAACGACATCCTGATTGGCGGTTCGGGTGCCGACACCTTCGTCTGGAAGGCGGGTGACACCGGCAACGACGTGATCAAGGACTTCAAGGCCAGCGAAGGCGACCGCATCGACCTGCGTGATCTGTTGCAGGGCGAAACCGGCAGCACCATCGACAACTTCCTGAAGATCACCACGGTCGACGGCACGTCGTCGCTGCAAGTCAGCTCGACGGGCAAGTTCAACTCGGGTGATGCCGCTGCGGCAACGCCAGACGTGACGATCAAACTGGAAGGCAATAACTGGTCGAGCGCCAACATCCACAACCTGATTGCCGGTAGCGATCCGACCATCAAGGTCGACCACAACAACAGCTGATCCGTGAACAAAACGGCCGCTCCAATGGGGCGGCCGTCACGTTTGCGCTGCCCACCCCGGTGACGATTGCGTCACCGCACCGCATACTTGCGCGCAGTTGGCTATGCTGCTGACAGCATGACGCTGGTTCATTTCCGAGGGATGCTCAATGTTTTACGTGCAACGCGATGCGCAAGGCCAGTTGATTCGCGTGGAAGCTGCGGCGTACGCCGAGGCCACGGAAACGCTGCCGGCCGATCACCACGAAATCCAGGCGTGGTACGCCAACGAAGCCGTGGAAAACAGCCTCAAACAGCTCAAGCAGAGCGACTTTGAAATGATTCGGGTACTCGACGACCTGATTCAGGTGCTGACCCAGAAAGGCGTGATCCGCGTCACCGACCTGCCGCCGGCGGCGCAAGCCAAATTGATGGACCGGACTCAGGCGCGGGAAGCGTTGGGCGGGTTGAGTCAGTTGATTGATGAGGATGAAGGCGGGTTGATCTGATCAAAGATTTTGATCGACTGTTCCGGCCTCTTCGCGAGCAGGCTCGCTCCCACATTGAAACCCGATCACAGTAGGAGCGAGCCTGCTCGCGAAGGCGGCTTAACTAACGACTCGAATTCAAAGATTTAGCTCCAGGGCTTGGGCTCACCCAGCAACTGCCCCTGAACGCCATACAACCCCATCTCGCGAATCACCGACAACTCCCCTTCCGTCTCGACCCGCTCGGCAATCAGCGGCAGGTCGATGCTGTGCGCTGCGCGCTGGATCGCTTCGATGAACAGACGCTTGTCGCTCTCCTGATCAATCGCGCGAATGTAGCTGCCGTCGATCTTCAGGTACGCCAGGCCCAGCCGCGCCAGGTTGCCGATCATGCTGAAGCGTCCGCCAAAGCGTTGCAGACTCAGCGAGAAGCCCAGCTCACGCAGACGTCGGGTCAACTGCTCAAGCACCGCTTGCTCCGGCAATTGCTCTTCACCGATTTCCAGAGTCAGGCGTGGGCCCAGATTGGAATGCGCGCGCAGGATCTCGAAGACCTTGTTCAGCGCCTGCGAATCCGCCAGCGTTGCCGAGGACAGGTTCAACGCCAGCGAATCCTCATGTTCTTTCATCTGTTCGAGAACACGTTCGAGCATCAACCGATCCAGGCGTGCGGTCCAGCCGAAGCGCTCCAGCCACGGCAGGAAACGCCCGGCCGGAATGGTCTGGCCCTGCTCATCGAGCAGGCGCGAAAGCACTTTGTAATGCAACACCAGTTGCGTGTCCTGCGTGGCCACCACCGGTTGGAAATACAGCTCGAAGCGTTGCTGACTCAAAGCCTGATCAAGCAGGCGATGCCAGGCATGGTGATCGTCACCGACGTCCGCCGTCAGGCTCTGATCGATGCACGCCCAGTTCTGCTCGCCCTGCCCCTCGGCCTGCGCCAGCGCCTGATCGCCGAGGGTCAGCACGGCTTGCGGCGAATCGCCATGAGCGAATGGCGCGAGGCCGATGGAGGCGACCGCCGGCACATCCGTCGCACCCGTGGCGTGCAAGCTGCTCAGGGCGTTGTCGAGGTTCTGCGCCAGTTGCAGCGCTTCCTCGCGCACCAGCCCCGGCGCCAGTACGGCGAATTCACCGCCGCGAATACGGGTGACGAGGTTTTGCGTTTCCGGGTACTTGGCGCACTCGCGCGACAGTTGCTCACCCACTGCTTTCAACAATTCGTCGGTACGCTGTCCACCGAGACGCTGGTTGAGCCCGGCCAGGTCCTTGACCCGCAACAGCAGCAGATAACCGGAACTGGCCTGCTCAGGGTTGCTCACCCGATTGTTCAACTGCATCTCGAAATAGCGCCGGTTGGCCAGGCCGGTGAGGTTGTCCTGATAGGACTCGGCGCGCAGTTTTTCACTGCGCTCGGCCTGCTCCTGAAACAGCGCCTTGAGCTTCTCGACCATCTGGTTCATCGCCTGCACCACACGACGCAACTCAGGGGTGCGCGGCAGCTCCGGCAGGCTGAGAAACTCGCGCCGGGCGATAGCGTGAGACTGTTTGACCATGTAATCCAGCGGCCTCAACTGCCGACGCAGCAACAACGCCCCCAGCACGGCACTCACCGCACCGCAAATCAGCAACCAGCCGAGGCTGCCCAACGCACTCTGCCAGAGCTTGGCCACGGCGAACATCGGATGGCTGACTACCTCGACCCGCGCCGCCTGCTCCCAGCCACGACTGACCAACGCATCGCCACCGGCCGGTTCCAGACCAATCAGCTTGACGAACCAGTCCGGCACATTAGTGACCGCCGGAATGCCACTGCGCTCAACGATGGTCTGGTCGGTTTTCAGATCGACCACACGGATGCTCGCGTAATAACCGCTGTCGAAGATCGAGCTGACCAGCAACTCGACCATCGCCGGGTCGTCGATATTCGGCGTCAGCGACAACGCCAGCGCCGTGGCGGCGTCCTGGGCATGGGAGCGCAACTGGTTGACGTACTGGGTGCGCGAGCTCTCCAGACTGACCATGAAGCTGCCGGTGAAGGCGACCACCAGGAACAGACAGATAGCGATCAACAGCTGTTTGAACAAAGACATCTGAGCGCGTGCTCCTAGTTAATCGTTTCGACCGGAAAACCTTCGGCCTGCATTTTCTTCAACACATCCTGCCAGCGTGACAGGCGTTTGGTATCACCGACCTTTTTGTTGCCCTTGGCCCCCGGCAGATACAACCCTTCGGCATTGAAAGAGTAGACCGGCAGCAAATCGGTTCGCTGCGATGCCGGCTGGATCGGATCGATCAGGCTGTCGAGCACCAGCGGCATGGCATCGGGAGTGGCATAGTACGTCAGCACCATGTGCGCGCGGTTCTGGCGCAGGGCCTTGACGTAGGTGATGCGCAGCTTGTCACTGGAAACCCCGAGATGACGCAGGCTGAAATACTTGGCGATTGCGTAGTCTTCGCAGTCACCGGCGCCCTTCCACAGTGCTTCGATGGGTGTTTCCCAATAGTCGACCTCGTGCCACAGGTCGATGTCTTCGACATAGCGCATCTGTTTGTTGAAAAACAGGTTCACCACTTTGAGTTTTTCCATTTCGCTGACTTGTTTCTGCGTGGCCAACAGATTTTGCCAGGCGTCGATCCGCTGCTGGCCGGCACCCAGCGGGCCATAGAGGGCGGTGGCCTTGCGGCTGATTGCGGAAAAATCCCAATCGGCATGCAGACCGCCCAGCATGAGGCTGGCCAGCAGCAGTGCGCAGCCTAGCCAGCGCAGAGTCCGGGGGATCGCGAAAAGTACCGCCACAGCAGGTTTCCAGGGGGGCAGGAAGGAAAGCGTTTGATGGTGAAGCTTAGCCCGGTAAAAAACAATGGCACCATGAGATCACCTCTAGCGCGCTAAACTGTTTTCAGACATAGAACCTTTACACGGTTTGACAACTTGTAGAGCAATCACTAGTGTCCTTTGGATCCAAATTCAGCCGACATACAGGGTGCGTAGTCGTGACACAGAAGCCCAAACCGCTACAGAGCATCAAAGTCGATGGGCCGATTCCCGCGCACCTGGCCCGCTCAATCATCGAAGAAACCCTGCGCGCCGCCATCCTCGATGGTCGTTTGCCGTGCGGCACCGCCCTGCGCCAGCAGGATCTGGCCGATCTGTTCGGTGTCAGTCGCATGCCTGTGCGCGAAGCCCTGCGCCAGCTCGAAGCGCAGGAACTGCTCAGCGTTACGGCACACAAGGGCGCCGTGGTTGCGGCGTTGATTCAGGGCGATGCCACGGAAACCTACGAATTGCGGATCCTGCTCGAGACCGAAGCCATGCGCCAGTCCATCGCGCTGCTGACTCCAGCCGATCACGCATGCGCCGCCGGTTATATCGAAGAACTCGAGACGCAACACGACTACACCGAAATTGGCCGCCTCAACCGCTTGTTCCACATGACGTTGTATTGCAAAGCCCCCAACCAGCGACTGTTGCGCCTGGTCGAGGAAGGACTCAACGAGGAAGAACGCTTCCTGCGCTTCAACCTTGAAGCCATGGGCCTGGGCAAACTCTCTCAGGACGATCACCGCGCCATGCTGCAAGCGGTGATCGAGCGCGATGTCGACCACGCCGTCGCACTGCTCAAACAACACCTCAACCGCGGTGTCGAGGTCATCACCCGCTACCTCGCAAGCCCGGCCGCACAACAGCGCAAAGCCGCGCACTGAACCCTGTACGCCGGGCCAGGACCAGTGCGTCTGCCCGGCGAATAACCCGCTTACAAATCCCTCCTGACGACAGCCACGAATCCGCTGGCATATCCCCGTGTTCGCTCTACCCTCCCTGCGCCGATCAGCCCGAAAATTGCACTCCTGCAATGAACAATCGGTAATAGCCGTGGCGGCCAATTACCCGCACTCTTCAACAGCCAACCGAAAAAGAACGGGCGACGCACCGCACCGCCGGCGCAGTCCCCGCAACAGGAACCTACGGAAGGAGCCTTGTCACGGGAAAAGGAAAGAATCGGCGTCGTTCCGGGCCAACTTTCATCCCCTCAAACAACTTCAGTCTTTTTATTAAAAAGTTGCTTCGAGTGAGGCATTCACTCTGTTTATTCGATTTTGGCCTTAATTAGCCGAAAGGAGCAACTTCGCCCAAATAAAACTTAATCCAATAGTTTTATTGGGCACTCTCACATTTAAAAAACCGACAACTAAAAATAATCAAAATTACACTTGTTAAGTTGTTTGTCGATGTATTAGTTTTTCTCCGCCGAGCTTGAACTCCAAGACCCAGGCAGGCACCGGCCAACGGCAAGGGTACGAACGGGCAGTAAAGCGCCTGAGCCGCCCTGCAATAGCGCCCATGCATTTAATTCAACTTCAATGATTTGTATGCGGCCGTCGCTCGCCTGGAAAAAAGAATAACAAGCCGCTGTTCCATTGATTGCGAAGTTGAAATAACACAGCCATTTCATA
Protein-coding sequences here:
- a CDS encoding GntR family transcriptional regulator — translated: MTQKPKPLQSIKVDGPIPAHLARSIIEETLRAAILDGRLPCGTALRQQDLADLFGVSRMPVREALRQLEAQELLSVTAHKGAVVAALIQGDATETYELRILLETEAMRQSIALLTPADHACAAGYIEELETQHDYTEIGRLNRLFHMTLYCKAPNQRLLRLVEEGLNEEERFLRFNLEAMGLGKLSQDDHRAMLQAVIERDVDHAVALLKQHLNRGVEVITRYLASPAAQQRKAAH
- the lapG gene encoding cysteine protease LapG, with amino-acid sequence MAVLFAIPRTLRWLGCALLLASLMLGGLHADWDFSAISRKATALYGPLGAGQQRIDAWQNLLATQKQVSEMEKLKVVNLFFNKQMRYVEDIDLWHEVDYWETPIEALWKGAGDCEDYAIAKYFSLRHLGVSSDKLRITYVKALRQNRAHMVLTYYATPDAMPLVLDSLIDPIQPASQRTDLLPVYSFNAEGLYLPGAKGNKKVGDTKRLSRWQDVLKKMQAEGFPVETIN
- the lapD gene encoding cyclic di-GMP receptor LapD; protein product: MSLFKQLLIAICLFLVVAFTGSFMVSLESSRTQYVNQLRSHAQDAATALALSLTPNIDDPAMVELLVSSIFDSGYYASIRVVDLKTDQTIVERSGIPAVTNVPDWFVKLIGLEPAGGDALVSRGWEQAARVEVVSHPMFAVAKLWQSALGSLGWLLICGAVSAVLGALLLRRQLRPLDYMVKQSHAIARREFLSLPELPRTPELRRVVQAMNQMVEKLKALFQEQAERSEKLRAESYQDNLTGLANRRYFEMQLNNRVSNPEQASSGYLLLLRVKDLAGLNQRLGGQRTDELLKAVGEQLSRECAKYPETQNLVTRIRGGEFAVLAPGLVREEALQLAQNLDNALSSLHATGATDVPAVASIGLAPFAHGDSPQAVLTLGDQALAQAEGQGEQNWACIDQSLTADVGDDHHAWHRLLDQALSQQRFELYFQPVVATQDTQLVLHYKVLSRLLDEQGQTIPAGRFLPWLERFGWTARLDRLMLERVLEQMKEHEDSLALNLSSATLADSQALNKVFEILRAHSNLGPRLTLEIGEEQLPEQAVLEQLTRRLRELGFSLSLQRFGGRFSMIGNLARLGLAYLKIDGSYIRAIDQESDKRLFIEAIQRAAHSIDLPLIAERVETEGELSVIREMGLYGVQGQLLGEPKPWS